From the genome of Amia ocellicauda isolate fAmiCal2 chromosome 14, fAmiCal2.hap1, whole genome shotgun sequence, one region includes:
- the zfhx2 gene encoding zinc finger homeobox protein 2 isoform X1: protein METPDPHEVLGVSVPCGGEGVGVWTCPLCQCVMGDRRTLSEHLTERHSVLPACLDRLLDTAAPGHGVSGGKAGETAQHTHMGDTSSQTPSVDPQPAGTEVAEQLHSPAETPAADPQWNGPAPTEEGASTVSLGSPTAEPTEALPQTPPPPLDVSSQESPAITQTASQDNAKNNNNNSNNGVTHGQKGAGARTLSNPALDRFLDPARPFKCNACLESFPTRSALGVHYSSQGHAHRMKTGTGGGGGAEEGGAGAACGQPSSATSFSRPFVATKPYQCVLCRVSYNHAFSLESHLKSVLHQTRCRDFGNSSAPPRPATHSHNSSNNSSSSSSDKDSNSATDTSSTPDSAPTETTKDPFPPAPPATAASSSASSLSPALSLLSSSSSSSSSSSSSSPSPSPVASAQAVSAFLTLLTSASSSSGTALPPHMELIPQQQLLLPLFLNGLAPTPDTPSVSLLGLNPAQQALLAQRLTCTQSQGQAVVPSPAAVPPGLGEKLAEQGAEREGEERVQLKAERVEGMVMKEGEEERESQTDLPPKEEEDEQKEVMDTGEEKRKMGLKVEESNGMAVEGGPEPHPALKKEEEGERDGVIEGEMMEEEEEEGQVLTLTLDEDDEEEEEEEEEEEEGRTESLTVAPAHELPTGEREREGVGDEEETEGRKVGGEGEADTRTPQPQSSSDPVRPSPSPRDNPVPTPANQERDEEGEEEDEEGALSEFQHQVLWAFLESRSEAEAASPPRPEDCEALGRVAGLGGAQVRRWLTARGRGGARRGTGREGATAGVKGGEREEPEECAMDLSQRGGERERERERGRESAEEPCLTSDSEMEGLYTSVIVTEDEDSRGSSAREEERSPRADGAREGEEEQEKGQGRGMVLRSATVFLSDAEEEDEDEEEEEEGGGEGEGGRERRRRRHRKRRLEREADGDSEGERADESTKRQRPDCDLELQLEADPPAPPPPVSHLPGVSVVTPVVLGPAPRRLLQPLPLSLSLAPFAAHILGPYLLPPPALPLGLGGTEPEADRERGRGSAGGGEGAAAFPNPPVITRCSAAPFPDPLNAPPPSASRTSPLLPPLPNGAGCEALDLSLGRHHSPSSSCSSSSSLSSSSSAQAQRERDRAQRERLLGGERLWVGAGARAGAGRGGGSAGLIVVRVKPDVQQSRTGSGEAVPERSTPPARGTASTLYLRAAERVSAMGRERERQRERVRERERERERERDREKEREREREREASQRHAPRARRYRDMRRSRTIIQSEQLDVLYGCYFKDPNPGKLEFERIAEWVQLPKKVVQIWFQNMRARERKGEVRFISDGTLAAVGKPLIKFTWPISLPIFQGGPAPTPGSAPRGAKRERGAEEDRAEGDEKRAAASPSLSRTTNPRPLLARLTPAPAEGTDSKKAPAPPRPPPHIPPLPAPSYISSTKRAAEREEERRAQEEEEEEEEEETDEEEAEGRKPAVGRGGAAASSSSSNRMVPKTHTAPPPAVPSPSPSLAKRNGWPASGGGGGGGDWARSATPRPHTPQVATSFKINTLSREQLGLPPARSPRAPPPHHPSSAASSPSSVPSSPSPFSQQSAPPRRPRTHLTSLQLSILQSCYETCPNPNALECETVGAELGLPLKVVQIWFQNTRAKEKRWRLQQQKQGAGEGERRVDTSPGGFLLYSALRANRPILPKPVQLTVLEPAQPAPPGLPPGPEALRGRCQPCGVGFESRAAGRAHVFSTEHLAALRSSNYGQPPSLLSTHGSGNGGGTGTASATGTGAAGSGAALGAAASLLSPPPSSASSSSSSSSSFSSPATGAS, encoded by the exons gaggtGTTGGGTGTGAGTGTGCCGTGTGGCGGTGAGGGGGTGGGCGTGTGGACCTGCCCTCTGTGTCAGTGCGTTATGGGCGACCGACGGACACTCTCTGAACACCTGACGGAGAGACACAGCGTGCTGCCCGCCTGCCTGGACAGACTGTTGGACACT GCGGCCCCAGGGCACGGTGTCAGCGGAGGGAAGGCGGGGGAGAcagcccaacacacacacatgg GCGATACTTCTTCACAAACGCCTTCCGTGGATCCCCAGCCCGCCGGCACGGAGGTGGCAGAACAGCTGCACTCCCCCGCTGAGACCCCTGCCGCTGACCCACAGTGGAACGGCCCGGCCCCCACCGAAGAAGGAGCTTCCACCGTGTCGCTCGGGAGCCCTACGGCAGAGCCCACCGAGGCCCTTCCTCagactcctcctcctcctcttgacGTCTCCTCCCAGGAGAGCCCCGCCATCACTCAGACGGCTAGCCAAGATAACgccaagaacaacaacaacaacagcaataacGGTGTTACCCACGGCCAGAAGGGCGCCGGCGCCAGGACCCTCAGCAACCCGGCACTGGACCGCTTCCTGGACCCGGCCCGGCCCTTCAAGTGCAACGCCTGCTTGGAGTCCTTCCCCACCCGCAGCGCCCTCGGGGTGCACTACTCCTCGCAGGGCCACGCCCACCGCATGAAGACAGGCACGGGGGGCGGCGGCGGGGCCGAGGAGGGCGGGGCGGGGGCGGCCTGTGGGCAGCCGAGCTCCGCCACGTCCTTCTCTAGGCCCTTCGTGGCCACCAAGCCCTACCAGTGCGTGCTGTGCCGGGTGTCCTACAACCACGCCTTCTCGCTGGAGAGCCACCTGAAGTCGGTGCTGCACCAGACGCGCTGCCGGGACTTCggcaacagcagtgcccccccccGGCCTGCCACGCACTcgcacaacagcagcaacaacagcagcagcagcagcagcgacaAGGACAGCAACTCGGCCACCGACACCAGCAGCACCCCTGACTCCGCCCCCACCGAAACGACCAAAGACCCCTTCCCGCCCGCCCCTCCTGCTACTGCTGCTTCCTCCTCCGCATCCTCCCTGTCCCCTGCTCTGTCGctcctctcctcttcctcctcctcctcctcctcctcctcttcctcctccccctccccatccCCCGTAGCCTCCGCCCAGGCCGTGTCTGCCTTCCTCACCCTCCTCacctccgcctcctcctcctcaggcACTGCCCTGCCCCCGCACATGGAGCTGATACCCCAGCAGCAGCTCCTTCTGCCCCTCTTCCTCAATGGACTTGCCCCCACCCCAGACACTCCGTCCGTCTCCCTCCTGGGGCTCAACCCGGCCCAGCAGGCGCTGCTGGCCCAGAGACTGACTTGCACACAGAGCCAGGGGCAGGCAGTAGTACCGAGCCCAGCCGCGGTGCCTCCAGGCTTGGGGGAGAAGCTGGCCGAGCAGGGGGCCGAGAGAGAGGGCGAGGAGAGGGTCCAGCTGAAGGCAGAGAGAGTGGAAGGGATGGTAAtgaaggagggggaggaggagagagagagccagacAGACCTGCCGCCCAAAGAAGAAGAGGATGAACAGAAAGAGGTGATGGACACAGGAGAGGAGAAAAGGAAGATGGGGCTGAAAGTGGAGGAGAGCAATGGAATGGCGGTGGAGGGAGGTCCAGAACCGCACCCTGCTTtgaaaaaggaggaggagggggagagagacggagtgatagagggagagatgatggaggaagaggaggaggagggtcaGGTCCTGACTTTGACTCTGGATGAAgacgacgaggaggaggaggaggaggaggaggaggaggaggagggacgGACAGAGTCCCTCACGGTGGCTCCCGCACACGAACTGCCCACCGgcgagcgagagagggagggagtgggggATGAGGAAGAGACGGAGGGGAGGAAAGTAGGTGGAGAGGGGGAAGCAGACACCCGCACCCCCCAGCCCCAGTCTTCTAGCGACCCCGTCAGACCCTCCCCGTCTCCTAGGGACAACCCCGTCCCAACTCCTGCCAACCAGGAACGTGAtgaagagggggaggaggaggacgaggagggcGCCCTGTCGGAGTTCCAGCACCAGGTGCTCTGGGCCTTCCTGGAGTCCCGCAGTGAGGCAGAGGCCGCCAGCCCCCCCCGGCCCGAGGACTGTGAGGCGCTGGGCAGGGTGGCCGGCCTGGGCGGAGCACAGGTGCGGCGCTGGCTGACCGCCCGGGGCCGAGGGGGAGCGCGGCGTGgcacagggagggagggagcgacaGCTGGGGTgaaaggaggagagagggaggagccgGAGGAGTGTGCGATGGACCTTTCccagagaggaggggagagggagagggagagggagagggggagggagagcgcCGAGGAGCCCTGCCTGACCTCGGACTCGGAGATGGAAGGATTGTACACTTCGGTCATCGTGACGGAGGACGAGGACAGCCGGGGCAGCTCTGccagggaggaggagaggagccCGCGCGCCGATGGAgcgagggagggggaggaggagcaggagaagGGGCAGGGCCGCGGCATGGTGTTGCGCTCCGCCACCGTCTTTCTGTCAGAcgcagaggaggaggatgaggatgaggaggaggaggaggagggcggTGGCGAGGGGGAGGGTGGCCGGGAGCGGAGGCGTCGGCGTCACCGGAAGAGGAGGTTGGAGCGAGAGGCAGACGGCGACAGTGAGGGGGAGAGGGCAGACGAGAGCACCAAGAGGCAGCGGCCCGACTGCGACCTGGAGCTGCAGCTGGAGGCCGACCCCCCCGCGCCGCCGCCACCCGTCTCCCATCTGCCGGGGGTTTCTGTGGTGACGCCGGTGGTGCTGGGCCCCGCCCCGCGCCGGCTGCTGCAGCCCCTGCCCCTGTCGCTCTCCCTCGCCCCCTTTGCAGCGCACATCCTGGGGCCCTACCTGCTGCCCCCCCCTGCGCTACCCCTGGGCCTGGGGGGCACCGAGCCAGAGGCGGACAGGGAGCGAGGGAGAGGAAGTGCTGGCGGTGGGGAGGGAGCGGCAGCCTTCCCCAACCCCCCCGTCATCACCCGCTGCTCCGCTGCCCCCTTCCCCGACCCCCTGAACGCACCACCCCCCAGTGCCAGCCGCACCAGCCCCCTGCTTCCCCCTCTGCCCAACGGCGCTGGCTGCGAGGCTCTGGACCTCAGCCTGGGCCGGCACCACAGcccctcttcctcctgctcctcgtcctcctccctgtcctcttcctcctctgccCAGGCGCAGCGTGAGAGGGACCGGGCCCAGCGGGAGCGCCTGCTGGGCGGGGAGCGGCTGTGGGTGGGTGCCGGGGCCCGGGCGGGCGCCGGCCGTGGGGGGGGCTCCGCCGGACTCATTGTAGTGCGGGTCAAGCCCGACGTGCAGCAGAGCAGAACCGGGTCCGGCGAGGCGGTTCCCGAGAGGAGCACCCCCCCTGCCCGTGGCACAGCCAGCACCCTGTACCTACGCGCCGCCGAGCGGGTCAGCGCCATGGGccgggagagggagaggcagagagagagggtgagggagagagagagggaaagggagcgggagagagaccgggagaaggagagagagagggagcgggagagagagGCGTCCCAACGCCACGCGCCGCGGGCCCGGCGGTACCGGGACATGCGGCGCTCACGCACAATAATCCAGAGCGAGCAGCTGGACGTGCTGTACGGCTGCTACTTCAAGGACCCGAACCCGGGAAAGCTGGAGTTCGAGCGCATCGCCGAATGGGTGCAGCTGCCCAAGAAGGTGGTCCAGATCTGGTTCCAGAACATGCGGGCCCGGGAGCGCAAGGGCGAGGTTCGCTTTATCAGCGACGGCACACTGGCGGCCGTGGGCAAGCCACTCATCAAGTTCACCTGGCCCATCAGCCTGCCCATCTTCCAGGGTGGCCCCGCCCCCACGCCGGGCTCCGCCCCCCGGGGTGCCAAGCGAGAGAGGGGCGCCGAGGAGGACAGGGCGGAGGGTGATGAGAAGAGGGCGGCTGCCAGCCCCTCCCTGTCCCGCACCACCAACCCCCGCCCCCTGCTGGCCCGGTTGACCCCTGCCCCTGCCGAGGGCACGGACAGCAAGAAAGCGCCGGCCCCGCCTCGGCCGCCGCCCCACATCCCACCCCTGCCCGCCCCGTCCTACATCTCAAGCACCAAGAGGGCGGCAGAGAGGGAAGAGGAGAGGCGGGcacaggaggaggaagaggaagaggaggaggaagagacggatgaggaggaggcggaggggAGGAAGCCGGCGGTGGGGCGGGGGGGTGCGGcggccagcagcagcagcagcaacaggaTGGTGCCAAAGACCCACACCGCCCCCCCGCCCGCCgtgccctccccctcccccagccTCGCCAAGAGGAACGGGTGGCCGGCGTCAGGGGGCGGCGGAGGGGGAGGAGACTGGGCGCGTTCGGCCACGCCCCGCCCCCACACGCCCCAGGTCGCCACCTCCTTCAAGATCAACACTCTGTCCCGGGAGCAGCTCGGCCTGCCCCCCGCCCGCTCGCCCCGTGCCCCGCCGCCGCACCACCCCTCCTCCGCTGCCTCCTCGCCCTCCTCCGTGCCCTCCTCCCCGTCCCCATTCTCGCAGCAGTCGGCGCCCCCCCGCCGGCCGCGCACCCACCTGACATCACTGCAGCTGTCCATCCTGCAGTCCTGCTACGAGACCTGCCCCAACCCCAATGCCCTGGAGTGTGAGACCGTGGGGGCGGAGCTGGGCCTGCCGCTCAAGGTGGTGCAGATCTGGTTCCAAAACACCCGGGCCAAGGAGAAGCGCTGGAGACTGCAGCAGCAGAAGCAG GGCGCGGGCGAGGGGGAGCGCCGGGTGGACACCAGCCCCGGCGGCTTCCTGCTCTACAGCGCCCTGCGGGCCAACCGACCCATCCTGCCCAAGCCCGTGCAGctgacggtgctggagccggcaCAGCCCGCGCCCCCCGGCCTGCCCCCTGGGCCCGAGGCACTCCGCGGCCGCTGCCAGCCCTGCGGCGTGGGCTTCGAGTCGCGGGCGGCCGGGCGGGCGCACGTCTTCTCCACCGAGCACCTGGCCGCCCTGCGCAGCTCCAACTACGgccagccaccctcgctgctcTCCACGCACGGCAGCGGCAACGGGGGGGGGACGGGTACTGCCTCCGCCACCGGTACCGGAGCTGCCGGGTCGGGGGCGGCACTGGGGGCTGCGGCCAGCCTCCTCTCCCCGCCTCCCTCCTCcgcgtcctcctcctcctcctcctcttcctctttctcCTCCCCAGCCACCGGCGCCAGCTAG
- the zfhx2 gene encoding zinc finger homeobox protein 3 isoform X2, whose translation MGDRRTLSEHLTERHSVLPACLDRLLDTAAPGHGVSGGKAGETAQHTHMGDTSSQTPSVDPQPAGTEVAEQLHSPAETPAADPQWNGPAPTEEGASTVSLGSPTAEPTEALPQTPPPPLDVSSQESPAITQTASQDNAKNNNNNSNNGVTHGQKGAGARTLSNPALDRFLDPARPFKCNACLESFPTRSALGVHYSSQGHAHRMKTGTGGGGGAEEGGAGAACGQPSSATSFSRPFVATKPYQCVLCRVSYNHAFSLESHLKSVLHQTRCRDFGNSSAPPRPATHSHNSSNNSSSSSSDKDSNSATDTSSTPDSAPTETTKDPFPPAPPATAASSSASSLSPALSLLSSSSSSSSSSSSSSPSPSPVASAQAVSAFLTLLTSASSSSGTALPPHMELIPQQQLLLPLFLNGLAPTPDTPSVSLLGLNPAQQALLAQRLTCTQSQGQAVVPSPAAVPPGLGEKLAEQGAEREGEERVQLKAERVEGMVMKEGEEERESQTDLPPKEEEDEQKEVMDTGEEKRKMGLKVEESNGMAVEGGPEPHPALKKEEEGERDGVIEGEMMEEEEEEGQVLTLTLDEDDEEEEEEEEEEEEGRTESLTVAPAHELPTGEREREGVGDEEETEGRKVGGEGEADTRTPQPQSSSDPVRPSPSPRDNPVPTPANQERDEEGEEEDEEGALSEFQHQVLWAFLESRSEAEAASPPRPEDCEALGRVAGLGGAQVRRWLTARGRGGARRGTGREGATAGVKGGEREEPEECAMDLSQRGGERERERERGRESAEEPCLTSDSEMEGLYTSVIVTEDEDSRGSSAREEERSPRADGAREGEEEQEKGQGRGMVLRSATVFLSDAEEEDEDEEEEEEGGGEGEGGRERRRRRHRKRRLEREADGDSEGERADESTKRQRPDCDLELQLEADPPAPPPPVSHLPGVSVVTPVVLGPAPRRLLQPLPLSLSLAPFAAHILGPYLLPPPALPLGLGGTEPEADRERGRGSAGGGEGAAAFPNPPVITRCSAAPFPDPLNAPPPSASRTSPLLPPLPNGAGCEALDLSLGRHHSPSSSCSSSSSLSSSSSAQAQRERDRAQRERLLGGERLWVGAGARAGAGRGGGSAGLIVVRVKPDVQQSRTGSGEAVPERSTPPARGTASTLYLRAAERVSAMGRERERQRERVRERERERERERDREKEREREREREASQRHAPRARRYRDMRRSRTIIQSEQLDVLYGCYFKDPNPGKLEFERIAEWVQLPKKVVQIWFQNMRARERKGEVRFISDGTLAAVGKPLIKFTWPISLPIFQGGPAPTPGSAPRGAKRERGAEEDRAEGDEKRAAASPSLSRTTNPRPLLARLTPAPAEGTDSKKAPAPPRPPPHIPPLPAPSYISSTKRAAEREEERRAQEEEEEEEEEETDEEEAEGRKPAVGRGGAAASSSSSNRMVPKTHTAPPPAVPSPSPSLAKRNGWPASGGGGGGGDWARSATPRPHTPQVATSFKINTLSREQLGLPPARSPRAPPPHHPSSAASSPSSVPSSPSPFSQQSAPPRRPRTHLTSLQLSILQSCYETCPNPNALECETVGAELGLPLKVVQIWFQNTRAKEKRWRLQQQKQGAGEGERRVDTSPGGFLLYSALRANRPILPKPVQLTVLEPAQPAPPGLPPGPEALRGRCQPCGVGFESRAAGRAHVFSTEHLAALRSSNYGQPPSLLSTHGSGNGGGTGTASATGTGAAGSGAALGAAASLLSPPPSSASSSSSSSSSFSSPATGAS comes from the exons ATGGGCGACCGACGGACACTCTCTGAACACCTGACGGAGAGACACAGCGTGCTGCCCGCCTGCCTGGACAGACTGTTGGACACT GCGGCCCCAGGGCACGGTGTCAGCGGAGGGAAGGCGGGGGAGAcagcccaacacacacacatgg GCGATACTTCTTCACAAACGCCTTCCGTGGATCCCCAGCCCGCCGGCACGGAGGTGGCAGAACAGCTGCACTCCCCCGCTGAGACCCCTGCCGCTGACCCACAGTGGAACGGCCCGGCCCCCACCGAAGAAGGAGCTTCCACCGTGTCGCTCGGGAGCCCTACGGCAGAGCCCACCGAGGCCCTTCCTCagactcctcctcctcctcttgacGTCTCCTCCCAGGAGAGCCCCGCCATCACTCAGACGGCTAGCCAAGATAACgccaagaacaacaacaacaacagcaataacGGTGTTACCCACGGCCAGAAGGGCGCCGGCGCCAGGACCCTCAGCAACCCGGCACTGGACCGCTTCCTGGACCCGGCCCGGCCCTTCAAGTGCAACGCCTGCTTGGAGTCCTTCCCCACCCGCAGCGCCCTCGGGGTGCACTACTCCTCGCAGGGCCACGCCCACCGCATGAAGACAGGCACGGGGGGCGGCGGCGGGGCCGAGGAGGGCGGGGCGGGGGCGGCCTGTGGGCAGCCGAGCTCCGCCACGTCCTTCTCTAGGCCCTTCGTGGCCACCAAGCCCTACCAGTGCGTGCTGTGCCGGGTGTCCTACAACCACGCCTTCTCGCTGGAGAGCCACCTGAAGTCGGTGCTGCACCAGACGCGCTGCCGGGACTTCggcaacagcagtgcccccccccGGCCTGCCACGCACTcgcacaacagcagcaacaacagcagcagcagcagcagcgacaAGGACAGCAACTCGGCCACCGACACCAGCAGCACCCCTGACTCCGCCCCCACCGAAACGACCAAAGACCCCTTCCCGCCCGCCCCTCCTGCTACTGCTGCTTCCTCCTCCGCATCCTCCCTGTCCCCTGCTCTGTCGctcctctcctcttcctcctcctcctcctcctcctcctcttcctcctccccctccccatccCCCGTAGCCTCCGCCCAGGCCGTGTCTGCCTTCCTCACCCTCCTCacctccgcctcctcctcctcaggcACTGCCCTGCCCCCGCACATGGAGCTGATACCCCAGCAGCAGCTCCTTCTGCCCCTCTTCCTCAATGGACTTGCCCCCACCCCAGACACTCCGTCCGTCTCCCTCCTGGGGCTCAACCCGGCCCAGCAGGCGCTGCTGGCCCAGAGACTGACTTGCACACAGAGCCAGGGGCAGGCAGTAGTACCGAGCCCAGCCGCGGTGCCTCCAGGCTTGGGGGAGAAGCTGGCCGAGCAGGGGGCCGAGAGAGAGGGCGAGGAGAGGGTCCAGCTGAAGGCAGAGAGAGTGGAAGGGATGGTAAtgaaggagggggaggaggagagagagagccagacAGACCTGCCGCCCAAAGAAGAAGAGGATGAACAGAAAGAGGTGATGGACACAGGAGAGGAGAAAAGGAAGATGGGGCTGAAAGTGGAGGAGAGCAATGGAATGGCGGTGGAGGGAGGTCCAGAACCGCACCCTGCTTtgaaaaaggaggaggagggggagagagacggagtgatagagggagagatgatggaggaagaggaggaggagggtcaGGTCCTGACTTTGACTCTGGATGAAgacgacgaggaggaggaggaggaggaggaggaggaggaggagggacgGACAGAGTCCCTCACGGTGGCTCCCGCACACGAACTGCCCACCGgcgagcgagagagggagggagtgggggATGAGGAAGAGACGGAGGGGAGGAAAGTAGGTGGAGAGGGGGAAGCAGACACCCGCACCCCCCAGCCCCAGTCTTCTAGCGACCCCGTCAGACCCTCCCCGTCTCCTAGGGACAACCCCGTCCCAACTCCTGCCAACCAGGAACGTGAtgaagagggggaggaggaggacgaggagggcGCCCTGTCGGAGTTCCAGCACCAGGTGCTCTGGGCCTTCCTGGAGTCCCGCAGTGAGGCAGAGGCCGCCAGCCCCCCCCGGCCCGAGGACTGTGAGGCGCTGGGCAGGGTGGCCGGCCTGGGCGGAGCACAGGTGCGGCGCTGGCTGACCGCCCGGGGCCGAGGGGGAGCGCGGCGTGgcacagggagggagggagcgacaGCTGGGGTgaaaggaggagagagggaggagccgGAGGAGTGTGCGATGGACCTTTCccagagaggaggggagagggagagggagagggagagggggagggagagcgcCGAGGAGCCCTGCCTGACCTCGGACTCGGAGATGGAAGGATTGTACACTTCGGTCATCGTGACGGAGGACGAGGACAGCCGGGGCAGCTCTGccagggaggaggagaggagccCGCGCGCCGATGGAgcgagggagggggaggaggagcaggagaagGGGCAGGGCCGCGGCATGGTGTTGCGCTCCGCCACCGTCTTTCTGTCAGAcgcagaggaggaggatgaggatgaggaggaggaggaggagggcggTGGCGAGGGGGAGGGTGGCCGGGAGCGGAGGCGTCGGCGTCACCGGAAGAGGAGGTTGGAGCGAGAGGCAGACGGCGACAGTGAGGGGGAGAGGGCAGACGAGAGCACCAAGAGGCAGCGGCCCGACTGCGACCTGGAGCTGCAGCTGGAGGCCGACCCCCCCGCGCCGCCGCCACCCGTCTCCCATCTGCCGGGGGTTTCTGTGGTGACGCCGGTGGTGCTGGGCCCCGCCCCGCGCCGGCTGCTGCAGCCCCTGCCCCTGTCGCTCTCCCTCGCCCCCTTTGCAGCGCACATCCTGGGGCCCTACCTGCTGCCCCCCCCTGCGCTACCCCTGGGCCTGGGGGGCACCGAGCCAGAGGCGGACAGGGAGCGAGGGAGAGGAAGTGCTGGCGGTGGGGAGGGAGCGGCAGCCTTCCCCAACCCCCCCGTCATCACCCGCTGCTCCGCTGCCCCCTTCCCCGACCCCCTGAACGCACCACCCCCCAGTGCCAGCCGCACCAGCCCCCTGCTTCCCCCTCTGCCCAACGGCGCTGGCTGCGAGGCTCTGGACCTCAGCCTGGGCCGGCACCACAGcccctcttcctcctgctcctcgtcctcctccctgtcctcttcctcctctgccCAGGCGCAGCGTGAGAGGGACCGGGCCCAGCGGGAGCGCCTGCTGGGCGGGGAGCGGCTGTGGGTGGGTGCCGGGGCCCGGGCGGGCGCCGGCCGTGGGGGGGGCTCCGCCGGACTCATTGTAGTGCGGGTCAAGCCCGACGTGCAGCAGAGCAGAACCGGGTCCGGCGAGGCGGTTCCCGAGAGGAGCACCCCCCCTGCCCGTGGCACAGCCAGCACCCTGTACCTACGCGCCGCCGAGCGGGTCAGCGCCATGGGccgggagagggagaggcagagagagagggtgagggagagagagagggaaagggagcgggagagagaccgggagaaggagagagagagggagcgggagagagagGCGTCCCAACGCCACGCGCCGCGGGCCCGGCGGTACCGGGACATGCGGCGCTCACGCACAATAATCCAGAGCGAGCAGCTGGACGTGCTGTACGGCTGCTACTTCAAGGACCCGAACCCGGGAAAGCTGGAGTTCGAGCGCATCGCCGAATGGGTGCAGCTGCCCAAGAAGGTGGTCCAGATCTGGTTCCAGAACATGCGGGCCCGGGAGCGCAAGGGCGAGGTTCGCTTTATCAGCGACGGCACACTGGCGGCCGTGGGCAAGCCACTCATCAAGTTCACCTGGCCCATCAGCCTGCCCATCTTCCAGGGTGGCCCCGCCCCCACGCCGGGCTCCGCCCCCCGGGGTGCCAAGCGAGAGAGGGGCGCCGAGGAGGACAGGGCGGAGGGTGATGAGAAGAGGGCGGCTGCCAGCCCCTCCCTGTCCCGCACCACCAACCCCCGCCCCCTGCTGGCCCGGTTGACCCCTGCCCCTGCCGAGGGCACGGACAGCAAGAAAGCGCCGGCCCCGCCTCGGCCGCCGCCCCACATCCCACCCCTGCCCGCCCCGTCCTACATCTCAAGCACCAAGAGGGCGGCAGAGAGGGAAGAGGAGAGGCGGGcacaggaggaggaagaggaagaggaggaggaagagacggatgaggaggaggcggaggggAGGAAGCCGGCGGTGGGGCGGGGGGGTGCGGcggccagcagcagcagcagcaacaggaTGGTGCCAAAGACCCACACCGCCCCCCCGCCCGCCgtgccctccccctcccccagccTCGCCAAGAGGAACGGGTGGCCGGCGTCAGGGGGCGGCGGAGGGGGAGGAGACTGGGCGCGTTCGGCCACGCCCCGCCCCCACACGCCCCAGGTCGCCACCTCCTTCAAGATCAACACTCTGTCCCGGGAGCAGCTCGGCCTGCCCCCCGCCCGCTCGCCCCGTGCCCCGCCGCCGCACCACCCCTCCTCCGCTGCCTCCTCGCCCTCCTCCGTGCCCTCCTCCCCGTCCCCATTCTCGCAGCAGTCGGCGCCCCCCCGCCGGCCGCGCACCCACCTGACATCACTGCAGCTGTCCATCCTGCAGTCCTGCTACGAGACCTGCCCCAACCCCAATGCCCTGGAGTGTGAGACCGTGGGGGCGGAGCTGGGCCTGCCGCTCAAGGTGGTGCAGATCTGGTTCCAAAACACCCGGGCCAAGGAGAAGCGCTGGAGACTGCAGCAGCAGAAGCAG GGCGCGGGCGAGGGGGAGCGCCGGGTGGACACCAGCCCCGGCGGCTTCCTGCTCTACAGCGCCCTGCGGGCCAACCGACCCATCCTGCCCAAGCCCGTGCAGctgacggtgctggagccggcaCAGCCCGCGCCCCCCGGCCTGCCCCCTGGGCCCGAGGCACTCCGCGGCCGCTGCCAGCCCTGCGGCGTGGGCTTCGAGTCGCGGGCGGCCGGGCGGGCGCACGTCTTCTCCACCGAGCACCTGGCCGCCCTGCGCAGCTCCAACTACGgccagccaccctcgctgctcTCCACGCACGGCAGCGGCAACGGGGGGGGGACGGGTACTGCCTCCGCCACCGGTACCGGAGCTGCCGGGTCGGGGGCGGCACTGGGGGCTGCGGCCAGCCTCCTCTCCCCGCCTCCCTCCTCcgcgtcctcctcctcctcctcctcttcctctttctcCTCCCCAGCCACCGGCGCCAGCTAG